CACCCAGGAGGTCACCTCCAAGGTGAGCGCCGTGAGCGCGGTGCCCGAGGTGCGGGCCCGGATCACCGAGCTCCAGCGCTCGCTCGCCTCCTCCGCCGAGAAGGGCATCGTCGTCGAGGGGCGGGACATCGGCACCACCGTGCTGCCCGACGCCGACCTCAAGATCTTCCTCACCGCCTCGCCGGAGGCCCGCGCCGCCCGCCGCAGCGGTGAGCTCAAGGGTGCCGACGTCCAGGCCACCCGCGAGGCCCTGATCAAGCGGGACGCGGCCGACTCCAGCCGGAAGACCTCCCCGCTCGCCAAGGCCGACGACGCGGTCGAGGTGGACACCACCGAGCTCACCCTCGCGCAGGTCATCGAGTGTGTCGTGACCCTCGTCGAGGAGAAGCGGGCCGGCAAGTGAGCGAGCTGCCCTCGGGGCGGGGGGCCGAGGTCGGGCGGCGGATCGGCGTCGGCCTGATGTACGGGCTGTGGAAGCCGCGGGTGCTGGGTGCCTGGAAGGTGCCGAGCACCGGTCCGGTGATCCTCGCCGTCAACCACTCCCACAACATCGACGGTCCGATGGTCATGGGTGTGGCGCCCCGGCCGACGCACTTCCTGATCAAGAAGGAGGCGTTCGTCGGTCCGCTCGACCCGTTCCTGACGGCCATCGGTCAGCTGAAGGTGGACCGTACGGCCGCCGACCGCCAGGCGATCTCCCGGGCGCTGCACGTCCTCGCGGGCGGCGGAGTGCTCGGCATCTTCCCCGAGGGCAGCCGGGGCGAGGGCGACTTCGCCGCGTTGCGCGCGGGGCTCGCGTACTTCGCCGTGCGGGGCGAGGCTCCGATCGTCCCGGTAGCGGTGCTGGGAAGCAACGAGAAGCCGGGACGGTTGATAAAGGGGCTGCCTCCGCTGCGCAGCCGCGTCGACGTCGTCTTCGGCGAGCCCTTCGAGGCGGGCGACGGCACCGGACGGCGGACGCGCAGGGCGCTCGACGAGGCGACCGAACGCATCCAGAAGCAACTGAGCAGTCACCTGGAAAACGCCAGGCGCCTCACCGGGCGCTAGGCGACACTGAGTAGTGGATCAAACCGGACACCTCCGGCCGGTCCACCGATCACCACGATGAACGAGGTACGGACTTCATGAACGACCACATCCACTCCGAGGGCTCGGGCGAGGAGCACGACCACGGGGCGCTTGGCGACGCCGAGTACGCGGAGTTCATGGAGCTCGCCGCGGAAGAGGGCTTCGACATCGAGGACGTCGAGGGGGCCATCGAGGCGGCCGGGCACGGTCCGCTGCCCGTGCTCGCCGTCGTCGGCCGCCCCAATGTCGGCAAGTCGACCCTCGTCAACCGCATCATCGGACGCCGCGAGGCCGTCGTGGAGGACAAGCCCGGGGTCACCCGTGACCGCGTGACCTACGAGGCCGAGTGGGCCGGGCGCCGCTTCAAGGTCGTCGACACCGGCGGCTGGGAGCAGGACGTCCTCGGCATCGACGCCTCCGTGGCCGCGCAGGCCGAGTACGCCATCGAGGCCGCCGACGCCGTCGTGTTCGTCGTCGACGCCAAGGTGGGTGCCACCGACACCGACGAGGCGGTCGTACGACTGCTGCGCAAGGCCGGCAAGCCCGTGGTGCTGGCTGCCAACAAGGTCGACGGCCTGAGCGGTGAGTCCGACGCGGCGTACCTGTGGTCCCTGGGCCTCGGCGAGCCGCACCCCGTCTCCGCGCTGCACGGCCGGGGCACCGGCGACATGCTGGACGCGGTCCTGGAGGCGCTGCCGGAGGCGCCCGAGCAGACCTTCGGCGGCACCGGGATCGGCGGCCCCCGCCGGATCGCGCTGATCGGCCGCCCGAACGTCGGCAAGTCCTCGCTGCTGAACAAGGTCGCCGGCGAGGAGCGGGTCGTCGTCAACGAGATGGCCGGCACCACCCGTGACCCGGTCGACGAGCTGATCGAACTCGGCGGCATCACCTGGAAGTTCGTCGACACCGCCGGTATCCGCAAGCGGGTCCACCTCCAGCAGGGCGCCGACTACTACGCCTCGCTGCGTACCGCGGCCGCCGTCGAGAAGGCCGAGGTCGCGGTCATCCTGATCGACGGCTCCGAGTCCATCTCGGTGCAGGACCAGCGGATCGTCACCATGGCCGTCGAGGCGGGCCGCGCCGTCGTCATGGCCTACAACAAGTGGGACACCCTCGACGAGGAGCGCCGCTACTACCTGGAGCGGGAGATCGAGACCGAGCTCGGCCAGGTCGCCTGGGCGCCGCGCGTGAACGTCTCGGCGAAGACCGGACGGCACATGGAGAAGCTCGTCCCGGCGATCGAGACGGCGCTGGCGGGCTGGGAGACACGGGTCCCGACCGGCCGCCTGAACGCCTTCCTGGGTGAGCTGGTCGCCGCCCACCCGCACCCGATCCGGGGCGGCAAGCAGCCGCGCATCCTCTTCGGCACCCAGGCCGGCACCAAGCCGCCGCGGTTCGTGCTCTTCGCCTCCGGGTTCATCGAGGCGGGCTACCGGCGGTTCATCGAGCGCCGGCTGCGTGAGGAGTTCGGCTTCGAGGGCACCCCGATCCACATCTCGGTGCGGGTGCGCGAGAAGCGCGGCGCGAAGAACACCAGGAAGAAGTGACGCGAGCATGAGTGAGGGGGCGGTCCCGTCCGGGACCGCCCCCTCACTCATGCCTCAGATCCCTCTGCGCGGGCCGGGCGGCAGCGCCGCCGGGACGTGGTGCATCCCGGTGTGCTGCTGCCCGATGTGTCCCACCCGCTGCCACTGCGACTGCTGGCGGGCGCTGAACGCCCCCGCGCTGTAGGCGCTGTACGAGCTGCTGAACGAGCCCGAGGCGTGCGGGGTGTTCCCGAACGCGGTGAAGCCCAGCTCCTCCTCGCCGCTGCGGTCACCCGGCAGCGAACGGAAGGTCTTGACGTACTCGGAGTAGAGCGCGTCGTAGATCGGCGTGGCCGATGGTCCGCCGGGAAACCGGCGCGGAGCGTCGTATGGGTGCACGTATGTCCAAACGACCGCGGGACTTCAGGGATGCGGGTGTGCCCTCAAGGGTGGGTTCCCCGAGGGCCCCTCAGGTGCCCGCGAGGGGCATCGCGGCAGCCACCAACTTCCCGTTGGCCGCGGCCTTGTCGAGGGCGTCCCGCAGCAGGTCCTCGCGCGGCTGGCGTCCGATGGAGCCCACCGGGGCGGCGAACATCAGCACCTGCTGGTGCTTGTTCGCGGCGGCCCGCCAGCCCTCGGTGACCTGGAGCGGCTGGTGCGCCTGCCACCAGGCCACCGGCTGGCCGCCGTTCGCCGACGGCTGGAGCACCGCGTGCAGCTGGCCCACCGCCAGCAGCACCGACCAGCCGTGCAGCACCGACGGCACCGAGTCGATCGTGGTCAGCGGCATGAAGCCCTGCTCGATCAGCAGCGGCAGGAAGTCATCGCCGAGTCCCGTCGCGCCCGGCCGCACGATCGGCCCGGTGGGCTCCACGACCAGCGCCGGGTGCAACTCCCCGGCGATCAGGACCAGTCCGCTGGTCACCCCGAGCACCGCCTGCTCGGGTACGACCTTGTCCGGGTCCAGGTCGACGGTGTCACCGGTGATGGACTTCACCGCGCCCTGGAGCTGCTCCTCGGTGACCTGGACGACCTGGGAGGGCAGGCAGGTGGCGTGGGCGAAGGCCAGGACGGCGGTCTCGTCGCCGATGAACAGGACGGTGCTGGTGCGCTCCTGTTCGGAGTCGCCCTGGGTGCGGCAGGACGTGCAGTCGTAACTGCCGGGGGCGTTCTCTCCGGCGAGCAGCCGGTCGGCTTCTTCGTCGCCGATCTCGGCACGTACCTCGTCGCTGACGTCGAGCATGCGCGGCACGGGTGGCTCCCTCGGGATGTGGTGCTCGGGCGGGTCCCGGGCTCATGAAGAAGACAACGGCCGATCTGTGGCGGGAGTCACGCCCCAGGGCGAACGGAATCGAACCATCCAGCGCACAGGGTCACCGCAGGTGCGGAATCGGACACTCAGTGTCAAGTCGATGGAAAGGCAAGGGAGTTGGTTGCGTGAACTGAGTCACAGATCGGTAACGCACCTGGTCGACAAATCAGGAAATCAGCGAATGAAGTGGGTGTCCGGAAATCGCCGATACCCTCGGTAACGGCGAACTGGCCTGGAATGACAAGCAGTTGGTTGATGCCGACCGGTCGCCCTCCCTACATTCCTCCGCCGTGTGCAGCGAGCACCGCTCGGGAACGTCCGCCGACGCACCAAGCCAGCACTTCGCACCACCTTCGGCGGACGGGGCGGAGCGCGACCACCCGGCCCCTGTGCCGGGAGCGCGCCCCGCCTTGGGGGACCCCGGGTTGTTCGAGAGGGAACCGCATGTCCGAATGTGCCGATACCACGCGCGACAGCGCTCGTAAGACCCGGACCACCGCGGCCCTTGCCGGGGCCGCCCTGCTCGCCCCCCTCGGACTGCTGGCCGCGGCCGGCAACTCCGTGGCGGCGGACGGCGGGGTGTGGGACCGCATCGCCCAGTGCGAGAGCGGCGGGAACTGGCACATCAACACCGGCAACGGCTACTACGGGGGACTCCAGTTCTCCGCCGGCACCTGGCGCGCGTACGGCGGTACGGCCTACGCGCCCACCGCCGACCAGGCCACCAAGTCCCAGCAGATCGCCGTGGCCACCAAGGTCCAGGGCGCCCAGGGGTGGGGCGCCTGGCCGACCTGCTCTGCCCGGGCCGGGGCGTACGGCAGCGCGCCCGGCGCCTCCTCCGGCTCGGCCGGGAGCTCCTCCTCCGCCAAGGCCGCCCCCTCCAAGCCGGCGAAGACGCCGACCCGTTCGGAGGGCCACATCAACCGCAGCGCGTCCCGCGGCGACTACACCGTCCGCCCGGGCGACACGCTCAGCAAGGTCGCCGCCCGGCACGGCACCACCTGGCAGCGGCTCTACACCGCCAACAAGGCCGTCATCGGAGCTGATCCCAACCTGATCGTGCCCGGGCAGCGCCTCGAAATCTGAGAGCTCCCCCCTGTCGCGGGCACGGGGCCCCGTCCGGTCCTCCGACCGGGCGGGGCCCCTGGGCGCACAAGGTGCCACCGAGGCTCACCCCGGCCGCGGCTCCGCCGCCTCCCCGGCGAACACGACCGCGCCGCGCCGCAGTTCGTACACGATCGCCGTCCTGCCGAGCAGCGCGGGCGGCAGCCGCTGTTCGGCCACGACCACGCACGCGTCCAGCGCGGCGAGCAGTTCGTACGTGCGGGCCGCGACCGTCGGGGACATGCCCTGGGCCGGCTCGTCGACGAGGACCACGCGTGCGCGTGCCAGCAGGGCGCGGGAGATCGCGAGCATCCGCTGTTCGCCGCCGGAG
Above is a window of Streptomyces griseorubiginosus DNA encoding:
- a CDS encoding transglycosylase family protein encodes the protein MSECADTTRDSARKTRTTAALAGAALLAPLGLLAAAGNSVAADGGVWDRIAQCESGGNWHINTGNGYYGGLQFSAGTWRAYGGTAYAPTADQATKSQQIAVATKVQGAQGWGAWPTCSARAGAYGSAPGASSGSAGSSSSAKAAPSKPAKTPTRSEGHINRSASRGDYTVRPGDTLSKVAARHGTTWQRLYTANKAVIGADPNLIVPGQRLEI
- the der gene encoding ribosome biogenesis GTPase Der produces the protein MNDHIHSEGSGEEHDHGALGDAEYAEFMELAAEEGFDIEDVEGAIEAAGHGPLPVLAVVGRPNVGKSTLVNRIIGRREAVVEDKPGVTRDRVTYEAEWAGRRFKVVDTGGWEQDVLGIDASVAAQAEYAIEAADAVVFVVDAKVGATDTDEAVVRLLRKAGKPVVLAANKVDGLSGESDAAYLWSLGLGEPHPVSALHGRGTGDMLDAVLEALPEAPEQTFGGTGIGGPRRIALIGRPNVGKSSLLNKVAGEERVVVNEMAGTTRDPVDELIELGGITWKFVDTAGIRKRVHLQQGADYYASLRTAAAVEKAEVAVILIDGSESISVQDQRIVTMAVEAGRAVVMAYNKWDTLDEERRYYLEREIETELGQVAWAPRVNVSAKTGRHMEKLVPAIETALAGWETRVPTGRLNAFLGELVAAHPHPIRGGKQPRILFGTQAGTKPPRFVLFASGFIEAGYRRFIERRLREEFGFEGTPIHISVRVREKRGAKNTRKK
- a CDS encoding lysophospholipid acyltransferase family protein — its product is MYGLWKPRVLGAWKVPSTGPVILAVNHSHNIDGPMVMGVAPRPTHFLIKKEAFVGPLDPFLTAIGQLKVDRTAADRQAISRALHVLAGGGVLGIFPEGSRGEGDFAALRAGLAYFAVRGEAPIVPVAVLGSNEKPGRLIKGLPPLRSRVDVVFGEPFEAGDGTGRRTRRALDEATERIQKQLSSHLENARRLTGR
- the cmk gene encoding (d)CMP kinase; translation: MENGAAQPVIVAIDGPSGTGKSSTSKAVAAQLGLSYLDTGAQYRAITWWMVNNGIDIDDPTAIAAVAGKAEIVSGTDPENPTITVDGTDVAGPIRTQEVTSKVSAVSAVPEVRARITELQRSLASSAEKGIVVEGRDIGTTVLPDADLKIFLTASPEARAARRSGELKGADVQATREALIKRDAADSSRKTSPLAKADDAVEVDTTELTLAQVIECVVTLVEEKRAGK